From one Streptosporangiales bacterium genomic stretch:
- the menD gene encoding 2-succinyl-5-enolpyruvyl-6-hydroxy-3-cyclohexene-1-carboxylic-acid synthase: MNPSSAFGRVFVDELVRGGVREAVLSPGSRSAPLALVLAGDDRVRLHVRYDERSAAYLALGLAKVSRRPVPVLCTSGTAVASLHPAMREASHARVPLVALTADRPPEMQATGANQTTDQVGIFGSAARWAFDIGVPERRAGAVAHWRSVAARVCAVAVDPANAGPVHVNLPLREPLVPDGDDDWIEPLDGRPAGAPWVVVEHPRASASVLADAPERGAVVVGEGCVAPAAAARLAADLAWPLLSEPTGDARVGAEAIGTFPLLLADDGFAAAHRPDMIVVVGAPGLSRSVLAWLRTALDHVVVEPVAGFADPTRTATRVLPAVPVAAAPRRTTAWLRSWHDADAAARAAVDAVLDETEELAEPRVARELMAAMPEGALLFAGSSRPGRDIEAYAIPRAGVRVVGNRGLAGIDGSVSSALGAALAHQREGGGHAYALIGDLALLHDVNGFAVPLGERRPDLTLVVVDNDGGGIFSMLEQEGQPGFERVFGTPHDLDLASVLAAYGVAASDVAKADDLRTALEPGRGLRAVIVRTDRVENAAVHTRLQTSVTAALAV, from the coding sequence GTGAATCCGTCGAGCGCGTTCGGACGCGTGTTCGTGGACGAGCTCGTTCGTGGTGGTGTCCGTGAGGCCGTGCTGTCGCCCGGTTCCCGCTCCGCGCCGCTGGCCCTCGTACTCGCCGGGGACGACCGCGTCCGGCTGCACGTGCGGTACGACGAGCGGTCGGCGGCGTACCTCGCGCTCGGTCTGGCGAAGGTGTCGCGGCGTCCCGTCCCGGTGCTGTGCACGTCGGGGACGGCGGTGGCGTCGCTGCACCCGGCGATGCGGGAGGCGTCGCACGCCCGCGTGCCGCTCGTCGCGCTTACCGCGGACCGGCCGCCCGAGATGCAGGCGACGGGCGCCAACCAGACGACCGACCAGGTCGGGATCTTCGGCTCGGCGGCGCGCTGGGCGTTCGACATCGGCGTGCCCGAGCGGCGTGCCGGGGCGGTCGCGCACTGGCGGTCGGTCGCCGCGCGGGTCTGCGCCGTCGCGGTCGACCCGGCGAACGCCGGGCCCGTGCACGTCAACCTGCCGTTGCGCGAGCCGCTCGTGCCCGACGGCGACGACGACTGGATCGAGCCGCTCGACGGGCGTCCGGCCGGCGCGCCGTGGGTGGTCGTCGAGCACCCACGAGCGTCGGCGAGCGTGCTCGCCGACGCTCCGGAACGCGGGGCCGTCGTCGTCGGCGAGGGCTGCGTCGCCCCCGCCGCCGCGGCCCGGCTCGCCGCCGACCTCGCGTGGCCACTGCTGTCCGAGCCGACCGGCGACGCGCGCGTGGGGGCCGAGGCGATCGGCACGTTCCCGCTGCTGCTCGCCGACGACGGCTTCGCCGCCGCGCACCGACCCGACATGATCGTCGTCGTGGGTGCGCCCGGCCTGAGCCGCAGCGTGCTCGCCTGGCTGCGCACGGCGCTCGACCACGTCGTGGTCGAGCCGGTGGCCGGCTTCGCCGACCCGACGCGCACGGCCACGCGCGTGCTGCCCGCGGTGCCCGTGGCCGCGGCACCGAGGCGTACGACGGCATGGCTGCGCTCGTGGCACGACGCCGACGCGGCGGCGCGAGCGGCGGTCGACGCCGTGCTCGACGAGACCGAGGAGCTCGCGGAGCCGCGGGTGGCGCGCGAGCTGATGGCCGCGATGCCCGAAGGCGCGCTGCTGTTCGCGGGCTCGAGCAGGCCGGGACGCGACATCGAGGCGTACGCGATCCCCCGCGCGGGCGTCCGGGTGGTAGGCAACCGCGGCCTCGCCGGCATCGACGGGTCCGTCTCGTCCGCCCTCGGCGCCGCGCTCGCCCACCAGCGCGAGGGCGGCGGTCACGCGTACGCCCTGATCGGCGACCTGGCCCTGCTGCACGACGTGAACGGGTTCGCCGTGCCCCTCGGCGAGCGTAGACCCGACCTCACCCTGGTCGTCGTCGACAACGACGGCGGCGGGATCTTCTCGATGCTCGAGCAGGAGGGCCAGCCCGGGTTCGAGCGGGTCTTCGGCACCCCTCACGACCTCGACCTGGCTTCGGTGCTCGCGGCGTACGGCGTCGCGGCCTCCGACGTCGCCAAGGCCGACGACCTGCGCACCGCGCTCGAGCCCGGTCGCGGCCTGCGCGCCGTGATCGTCCGCACCGACCGGGTGGAGAACGCCGCCGTGCACACCCGCCTCCAGACGTCGGTGACGGCGGCCCTCGCCGTCTAG
- a CDS encoding methylated-DNA--[protein]-cysteine S-methyltransferase, translating to MSESQVSAVFVSPVGKLGVTVDDAGVRLIDFLGHRSGAPVDGEIAHPLLRDVRDQLAAYFAEELTAFDLPLAMRGSPFQLRVWEALVEVPYGYTWTYKELAERVGGSANPRSVGGANGQNPVPIVVPCHRVVGANGTLVGYGGGLDNKRHLLELEARVRIAHEFAP from the coding sequence ATGAGCGAATCGCAGGTGTCGGCCGTCTTCGTGTCTCCCGTCGGCAAGCTCGGCGTCACGGTCGACGATGCCGGCGTACGGCTGATCGACTTCCTCGGCCACCGGTCGGGGGCGCCGGTCGACGGCGAGATCGCCCACCCGTTGCTGCGTGACGTGCGCGACCAGCTCGCCGCGTACTTCGCCGAGGAGCTCACCGCGTTCGACCTGCCGCTGGCGATGCGCGGCTCGCCGTTCCAGCTGCGGGTGTGGGAGGCGCTGGTCGAGGTGCCGTACGGCTACACCTGGACGTACAAGGAGCTCGCGGAGCGCGTGGGCGGGTCGGCGAACCCGCGGTCGGTCGGCGGGGCGAACGGGCAGAACCCCGTGCCGATCGTGGTGCCGTGCCATCGGGTCGTCGGCGCGAACGGCACCCTCGTCGGGTACGGCGGCGGGCTCGACAACAAGCGGCACCTGCTCGAGCTCGAGGCGCGGGTGCGCATCGCGCACGAGTTCGCGCCGTGA
- a CDS encoding TAXI family TRAP transporter solute-binding subunit produces MAVTVAGCGGKREPTAGGGGDACVAGKGSITIATGNSTGVYYVLGGGLAQVISKNTELRATAAETGASVQNIEQLVSGTYDVAFSLADTAADAVEGKESFDGPQPIRALTRLYPNTTHVVVNANAGIDSLEDMKGKTISTGSPKSGTEVIANRLLEQAGLDPAKDVKAQRLDLTKTVDGMKDGSIDGLFWSGGLPTPAITDLVTSQGDKVKFVDVTPQLPKMQEISTTYEEATIPKATYKTDEDVPTINVPNVLLVKDDFAEANACAITKLVFDKNADLAKVHPSAKQITLDNARKTAPVELHPGAVKALDELKAPK; encoded by the coding sequence ATGGCGGTCACGGTCGCCGGGTGCGGAGGCAAACGCGAACCCACCGCGGGGGGCGGCGGCGATGCCTGCGTGGCCGGCAAGGGCTCCATCACCATCGCCACCGGCAACTCCACCGGCGTCTACTACGTGCTCGGCGGCGGTCTCGCCCAGGTCATCAGCAAGAACACCGAGCTGCGCGCGACAGCGGCCGAGACCGGCGCCTCGGTGCAGAACATCGAGCAGCTCGTGTCCGGCACGTACGACGTCGCGTTCTCGCTGGCCGACACCGCGGCCGACGCGGTCGAGGGCAAGGAGTCGTTCGACGGGCCGCAGCCGATCAGGGCACTGACCCGGTTGTACCCCAACACCACCCACGTCGTCGTCAACGCGAACGCCGGCATCGACTCCCTCGAGGACATGAAGGGCAAGACGATCTCCACCGGCTCGCCGAAGTCTGGCACCGAGGTGATCGCGAACCGCCTGCTCGAGCAGGCAGGGCTCGACCCCGCGAAGGACGTCAAGGCGCAGCGGCTCGACCTCACGAAGACGGTCGACGGCATGAAGGACGGCTCGATCGACGGCCTGTTCTGGTCCGGCGGTCTGCCGACACCCGCCATCACCGACCTCGTCACGTCGCAGGGCGACAAGGTGAAGTTCGTCGACGTCACGCCGCAGCTGCCGAAGATGCAGGAGATCAGCACGACGTACGAGGAGGCGACGATCCCGAAGGCCACCTACAAGACCGACGAGGACGTCCCGACGATCAACGTGCCCAACGTGCTGCTCGTGAAGGACGACTTCGCCGAGGCCAACGCCTGCGCCATCACCAAGCTGGTCTTCGACAAGAACGCCGACCTGGCGAAGGTGCACCCGTCCGCGAAGCAGATCACGCTCGACAACGCGCGCAAGACCGCGCCCGTCGAGCTACACCCCGGAGCGGTCAAGGCGCTCGACGAGCTGAAGGCGCCGAAGTAG
- a CDS encoding TRAP transporter fused permease subunit, translated as MATATKDEDGPDVTAIAEQHDEERPSRHLTGPVAIAVTVACFAVSLFVVVQVFLPLRSGNQFYLMLFLAFVLPIVFVCYRMTGKRRGTGDNPGVLDWVLAAVTLVTCLYPVLPVSFGAAGGGGFDAFLDRQGSLTPLDVVMGGLLLLLVLEACRRTTGWILPGVCVAFFLYAYYGGYLPQSLPIAHAGIDIDQIVNALYNDQSGFYGTPLDVAASYIVLFTIYGAVLDMSGAGRFFIDFSFAAFRRSRSAPGRTVALSGFLLGTVSGSGTATAVSLGSVTWPILKRAGYPRENAGGMLAASGIGAILSPPTLGAAAFIIAEYLQTSYLHVLIWAIVPTLLYYVGIVLAVEIDARRFGAKAVDVTSASALKLLLRFGYHFLSLAIIVVFLALDIPPFRAVVYATGVALLFGLAERVIARRDPRDPHAERLPLGASLTGFVKGLYTALSAGVRSVLAVVAVCAAAGIITSVITKTGLGQELSDLLVSVARAITDDPTGVLILTALVAAIAVGVLGLAVPVTASFIISWVVIGPALLDLNVAPPEVAMFIFYYAVLSEVSPPTALAAVAASAITGGRVMQTIWQACKYSLPAFLVPLAFVLTDNGAHLLFQGSLLGVLWTTLVAACAVAALAIVTGGWIVGPASWLERILCIPGAVLLLYLQPLTIGIGFGFVAAAVLVHLVRRFRHRLVAERTSS; from the coding sequence ATGGCCACGGCGACCAAGGACGAGGACGGCCCCGACGTCACCGCGATCGCCGAGCAGCACGACGAGGAACGTCCCTCACGCCATCTGACCGGACCGGTCGCGATCGCCGTCACGGTCGCGTGCTTCGCGGTGTCGCTCTTCGTGGTCGTCCAGGTCTTCTTGCCGTTGCGCAGCGGCAACCAGTTCTACCTGATGCTGTTCCTCGCGTTCGTGCTGCCGATCGTGTTCGTCTGCTACCGGATGACGGGCAAGCGCCGCGGCACCGGCGACAACCCCGGCGTGCTCGACTGGGTGCTCGCGGCGGTGACGCTGGTGACGTGCCTCTACCCCGTCCTCCCGGTGTCGTTCGGCGCCGCCGGCGGAGGTGGGTTCGACGCATTCCTCGACCGGCAGGGCTCGCTCACCCCGCTCGACGTCGTCATGGGCGGCCTGCTCCTGCTCCTGGTACTCGAGGCCTGCCGACGTACGACGGGGTGGATCCTGCCCGGGGTCTGTGTCGCGTTCTTCCTCTACGCCTACTACGGCGGCTACCTGCCGCAGTCGCTGCCGATCGCGCACGCCGGCATCGACATCGACCAGATCGTCAACGCGCTCTACAACGACCAGAGCGGGTTCTACGGCACGCCACTCGACGTCGCGGCGAGCTACATCGTCCTCTTCACCATCTACGGCGCCGTGCTCGACATGTCCGGCGCGGGACGCTTCTTCATCGACTTCAGCTTCGCCGCCTTCCGCAGGTCACGGTCCGCGCCCGGACGTACGGTCGCGCTCTCGGGCTTCCTGCTCGGCACGGTCTCGGGCTCGGGCACCGCCACGGCGGTCAGTCTCGGGTCGGTGACCTGGCCGATCCTCAAGCGCGCGGGCTACCCGCGCGAGAACGCCGGCGGCATGCTCGCGGCGTCCGGCATCGGCGCGATCCTCTCCCCGCCCACCCTCGGCGCCGCCGCGTTCATCATCGCCGAGTACCTGCAGACGTCGTACCTCCACGTCCTCATCTGGGCGATCGTGCCCACCCTGCTCTACTACGTCGGCATCGTCCTCGCCGTCGAGATCGACGCCCGCAGGTTCGGCGCCAAGGCCGTCGACGTGACGTCCGCGAGTGCGCTCAAGCTGTTGCTGCGCTTCGGTTACCACTTCCTCTCCCTCGCCATCATCGTCGTGTTCCTCGCGCTCGACATCCCGCCGTTCCGCGCCGTCGTCTACGCGACGGGCGTGGCACTCCTGTTCGGCCTCGCCGAGCGCGTCATCGCACGCCGCGACCCGCGCGACCCGCACGCCGAACGGCTGCCACTCGGCGCCTCGCTCACCGGCTTCGTCAAGGGCCTGTACACGGCACTGTCCGCCGGTGTCCGCTCGGTGCTCGCGGTGGTCGCGGTCTGCGCGGCGGCCGGCATCATCACGTCGGTCATCACCAAGACCGGCCTGGGGCAGGAGCTGAGCGACCTGCTCGTCTCCGTCGCACGCGCGATCACCGACGACCCGACCGGCGTGCTGATCCTCACCGCGCTCGTGGCGGCGATCGCGGTCGGCGTGCTCGGTCTCGCCGTGCCCGTGACCGCGTCGTTCATCATCAGCTGGGTCGTCATCGGCCCGGCACTCCTCGACTTGAACGTCGCGCCGCCCGAGGTCGCGATGTTCATCTTCTACTACGCCGTGCTGTCCGAGGTCTCGCCGCCGACCGCGCTCGCCGCGGTCGCGGCGTCCGCCATCACCGGCGGCCGGGTGATGCAGACGATCTGGCAGGCCTGCAAGTACAGCCTTCCCGCGTTCCTCGTCCCGCTGGCGTTCGTCCTCACCGACAACGGGGCGCACCTGCTGTTCCAGGGCTCGCTGCTCGGCGTGCTCTGGACGACGCTCGTCGCGGCGTGTGCCGTGGCAGCGCTGGCGATCGTCACGGGCGGATGGATCGTCGGGCCTGCGTCGTGGCTCGAACGCATCCTGTGCATCCCTGGGGCCGTGCTGCTGCTCTACCTCCAGCCGCTCACGATCGGCATCGGCTTCGGGTTCGTGGCGGCTGCGGTCCTCGTCCACCTCGTGCGAAGATTCCGTCACCGTCTCGTTGCTGAGAGGACGTCGTCGTGA
- a CDS encoding demethylmenaquinone methyltransferase yields MTRADLSKRPDEVAAMFDQVAARYDVTNLVMTLGQDRLLWRPAVVRAVDARSGDRVLDLAAGTGPSTVPLAARGATVVACDFSTGMLRVGRQRHPEVSFVAGDAMRLPFADRSFDAVTISFGLRNVADPRAALAEMLRVTRPGGRVVVCEVSTPTWTPFRRAYEVFLGRVLPAAGRVVSSDPVAYDYLVESIRDWPDQPTLARVLQAAGWERVAWRDLSGGAVALHRGFRPAA; encoded by the coding sequence ATGACACGTGCCGACCTGAGCAAGCGGCCCGACGAGGTCGCGGCAATGTTCGACCAGGTCGCCGCGCGCTACGACGTCACCAACCTCGTCATGACGCTCGGCCAGGACCGTCTGCTCTGGCGTCCCGCGGTCGTCCGTGCCGTCGACGCGCGGAGCGGTGACCGGGTGCTCGACCTCGCCGCAGGCACGGGGCCGTCGACGGTGCCGCTGGCCGCGCGCGGCGCGACGGTCGTGGCGTGCGACTTCTCCACCGGCATGCTGCGCGTGGGCAGGCAGCGGCACCCCGAGGTGTCGTTCGTCGCGGGTGACGCCATGCGGCTGCCGTTCGCCGACCGGTCGTTCGACGCGGTGACGATCTCGTTCGGCCTGCGCAACGTCGCCGACCCGCGGGCGGCGCTCGCCGAGATGCTACGGGTGACCAGGCCGGGCGGCAGGGTCGTGGTGTGCGAGGTGTCCACGCCGACGTGGACGCCGTTCCGCCGCGCGTACGAGGTGTTCCTCGGCCGCGTGCTCCCCGCCGCGGGCCGGGTGGTGTCGAGCGACCCGGTGGCGTACGACTACCTGGTCGAGTCGATCCGCGACTGGCCCGACCAGCCGACGCTGGCGCGGGTGCTGCAGGCGGCGGGCTGGGAGCGGGTCGCCTGGCGCGACCTGAGCGGCGGTGCCGTCGCGCTGCACCGCGGCTTCCGCCCGGCCGCCTAG
- a CDS encoding MarR family transcriptional regulator has translation MDRTESERLHGVFMDMIRMAGLLHPDQTMPGLPLTLSQTFALHELDTDVPLSQRELAERLRLEKSSVSRLVAVMEGKGLLVRERDPANRRTHRLRLTDRGRAMHREMAGGFHESFERWIARMTRAERTALLTGLPAFVRAIRQDEVS, from the coding sequence GTGGACCGCACCGAGTCGGAGCGGCTGCACGGCGTCTTCATGGACATGATCCGGATGGCCGGGCTGCTCCACCCCGACCAGACGATGCCCGGGCTGCCGCTCACCCTCTCCCAGACGTTCGCCCTGCACGAGCTCGACACCGATGTGCCGCTGTCGCAGCGCGAGCTGGCCGAACGCCTGCGGTTGGAGAAGAGCAGCGTGAGCCGGCTCGTGGCGGTGATGGAGGGCAAGGGCCTCCTCGTCCGGGAACGCGACCCGGCCAACCGGCGGACCCACCGGCTGCGACTGACCGACCGTGGCCGCGCGATGCACCGCGAGATGGCGGGCGGCTTCCACGAGAGCTTCGAACGCTGGATCGCCCGCATGACCCGCGCCGAGCGCACCGCCCTGCTGACCGGCCTGCCGGCGTTCGTCCGCGCGATCCGGCAGGACGAGGTGTCCTAG
- a CDS encoding methyltransferase domain-containing protein, whose protein sequence is MTVAPYNSGVSPMQASTHHHHQTRVLPKVFAGHSTRVYDLLARRLLRGFYRRIAEDVADAAPDGGAVLDVGTGPGVLLTEIARRRADVRLTGIDLSADMVATAQRNVAELGERVSAQVADVAGLPFPDDAFDLVVTSLSLHHWDDVESAVAELARVLRPGGRLYVYDFPAAPFSDVVATADARGLFTGGASRRTTIRTGVLFPRRCVRHVMYAAGG, encoded by the coding sequence ATGACAGTTGCACCTTACAACTCTGGAGTGAGTCCGATGCAGGCATCTACCCACCACCACCATCAGACCCGCGTCCTGCCGAAGGTCTTCGCCGGCCACAGCACCCGGGTGTACGACCTCTTGGCCCGCCGCCTGCTGCGCGGGTTCTACCGGCGGATCGCGGAGGACGTCGCCGACGCGGCGCCCGACGGCGGCGCGGTGCTCGACGTCGGCACGGGGCCGGGCGTACTCCTCACCGAGATCGCCCGCCGGCGTGCCGACGTCAGGCTCACCGGGATCGACCTGTCCGCCGACATGGTCGCGACGGCGCAGCGCAACGTCGCCGAGCTTGGCGAGCGGGTGTCCGCCCAGGTGGCCGACGTGGCCGGCCTGCCGTTCCCCGACGACGCGTTCGATCTCGTCGTCACGTCGCTCAGCCTGCACCACTGGGACGACGTCGAGAGTGCCGTCGCCGAGCTCGCCCGCGTCCTGCGACCGGGCGGCCGCCTGTACGTCTACGACTTCCCGGCCGCGCCGTTCAGCGACGTCGTCGCGACGGCGGACGCACGTGGACTGTTCACCGGGGGAGCCTCGCGCCGCACGACCATCAGGACCGGCGTGCTCTTCCCGCGTCGCTGCGTCAGGCACGTCATGTACGCCGCCGGCGGGTGA
- a CDS encoding Fic family protein: protein MRSFIDLDGILGSVPAAVVLNLSAIDHGRGSELLYREQLPGLLTSLADRARIASITASSAIEGVVIDSPARAERIISGRADVLRTRSEQELAGYRDAQDYLFRENWKPLNAGLLLHVHRMLFAHASATGGRFKAHDNLVVDCAADGRVTTRFRPVAAAETEFYVAELVERFDVAYRAGRHHPVLVIGLFALDLLVVHPFEDGNGRVTRAVTTALLFDAGYSVGRYVSLEESIADRADEYYETLLRSTHGWHAGESDPWPWLGYLTTILAGAYERFGDRAAAARSGGTKQDRVRDYVLRHAPARFRIADVRTALPVVSDQTIRIALDDLRRAGLVSVDGVGRGAAWERHR from the coding sequence GTGCGGAGCTTCATCGACCTCGACGGCATCCTCGGTTCGGTGCCGGCGGCGGTCGTACTCAACCTGAGCGCGATCGACCATGGCCGCGGGTCGGAGCTGCTCTACCGGGAGCAGCTCCCGGGTCTCCTCACCAGCCTGGCCGACCGCGCCCGCATCGCCTCGATCACCGCGTCGTCGGCGATCGAGGGTGTCGTCATCGACTCACCCGCCCGCGCCGAGCGGATCATCTCCGGGCGGGCCGACGTCCTGCGCACCCGGAGCGAGCAGGAGCTCGCCGGCTACCGCGACGCCCAGGACTACCTCTTCCGCGAGAACTGGAAACCGCTGAACGCCGGCCTCCTGCTCCACGTCCATCGCATGCTCTTCGCCCATGCGTCCGCCACTGGAGGACGCTTCAAGGCGCACGACAACCTGGTCGTGGACTGCGCGGCGGACGGTCGCGTCACGACCCGGTTCCGTCCGGTCGCCGCTGCCGAGACGGAGTTCTACGTCGCCGAGCTCGTCGAGCGATTCGATGTCGCATACCGGGCAGGCCGGCACCATCCCGTGCTGGTGATCGGGCTGTTCGCCCTCGACCTCCTGGTCGTCCACCCCTTCGAGGACGGCAACGGCCGGGTCACCCGCGCCGTCACGACGGCACTGCTCTTCGATGCCGGCTACTCGGTGGGGCGCTACGTGAGCCTGGAGGAGAGCATTGCCGACAGAGCCGACGAGTACTACGAGACACTGCTCCGATCCACGCATGGCTGGCACGCCGGCGAGTCGGATCCGTGGCCCTGGCTCGGCTACCTGACGACGATCCTGGCGGGGGCCTACGAGCGCTTCGGGGATCGCGCCGCTGCCGCACGCTCCGGCGGGACGAAGCAGGACCGCGTGCGCGACTACGTACTACGGCACGCCCCGGCCCGATTCCGCATAGCCGACGTCCGTACCGCGCTACCCGTAGTCAGCGACCAGACGATACGGATCGCCCTGGACGACCTGCGTCGCGCCGGACTCGTCTCCGTCGACGGCGTCGGACGTGGCGCCGCATGGGAACGGCACCGCTGA
- a CDS encoding helix-turn-helix domain-containing protein, with protein MIHFNAFAVEEVQKFPYGESMSPEQPAVDVLTLGQRLRHLRQRKGLTLAELGAVVGRAPSQLSLVENGRREPRLSLLQQLADALDVPMGELLGTAPPNRRAALEIAVERAQRGPLYASLQLPRVKVGKRLPSEVLEALAGLQAELERRVHEQAATPEEARRANTELRERMRSRENYYADIEQAAATLLDAVGYSGGPLSHHVISDLAGHLGYTLHHVRDLPHSTRSVIDQRHRRIYLPQTQTAGGHDPRGVVLQALGSVVLKHTDPESFADFLSQRVETNYLAAALLVPERQAVDFLTRAKGERNLAVQDLRDVFAVSYETAAHRFTNLATHHLAIPVHFMRVHENGTLYKAYENDGVNFPTDPTGAVEGQLACRNWASRVVFGVQDKFASYYQYTDNPRGTYWCTARTEPAAEGEFSITVGVPYVHSKWFRGRDTTERAESGCPDQTCCRAAPRELAERWSGYAWPSARAHSHLLAALPPGTFPGVDDTEVYSFLQRHSP; from the coding sequence ATGATCCACTTCAACGCATTCGCGGTAGAAGAAGTGCAGAAGTTTCCGTATGGTGAATCCATGTCTCCGGAGCAACCCGCCGTCGACGTCCTCACCCTGGGCCAGCGACTCAGGCACCTGCGGCAGCGCAAGGGCCTGACGCTCGCCGAGCTCGGCGCGGTCGTCGGCCGCGCGCCGTCCCAGCTGTCCCTCGTCGAGAACGGCCGGCGCGAGCCGCGGCTGTCGCTGCTGCAGCAGCTCGCGGACGCCCTCGACGTGCCGATGGGCGAGCTGCTCGGCACGGCGCCGCCGAACCGCAGGGCCGCGCTCGAGATCGCCGTCGAGCGCGCGCAGCGCGGTCCGCTCTACGCCTCGCTGCAGCTCCCCCGGGTCAAGGTCGGCAAGCGGCTGCCGTCCGAGGTGCTCGAGGCGCTCGCGGGCCTGCAGGCCGAGCTCGAACGGCGGGTGCACGAGCAGGCGGCGACGCCGGAGGAGGCGCGCAGGGCCAACACCGAGCTGCGCGAGCGGATGCGGTCACGCGAGAACTACTACGCCGACATCGAGCAGGCGGCCGCCACGCTCCTCGACGCGGTCGGCTACAGCGGCGGCCCGCTGTCGCACCACGTGATCTCCGATCTCGCCGGTCACCTGGGCTACACGCTGCACCACGTCCGCGACCTGCCGCACTCGACCAGATCGGTGATCGACCAGCGACACCGGCGCATCTACCTGCCGCAGACCCAGACCGCCGGCGGGCACGACCCGCGCGGCGTCGTCCTCCAGGCGCTCGGCTCGGTCGTGCTGAAGCACACCGACCCCGAGAGCTTCGCCGACTTCCTCAGCCAGCGCGTCGAGACCAACTACCTCGCCGCGGCGCTGCTCGTGCCCGAGCGGCAGGCCGTCGACTTCCTCACCCGCGCCAAGGGGGAGCGCAACCTCGCCGTCCAGGACCTCCGCGACGTGTTCGCCGTGTCGTACGAGACCGCTGCGCACCGGTTCACCAACCTCGCCACCCACCACCTCGCCATCCCTGTGCACTTCATGCGGGTACACGAGAACGGCACGCTCTACAAGGCGTACGAGAACGACGGTGTCAACTTCCCCACCGACCCGACGGGTGCGGTCGAGGGGCAGCTCGCCTGCCGCAACTGGGCGTCGCGGGTGGTGTTCGGCGTGCAGGACAAGTTCGCGTCGTACTACCAGTACACCGACAACCCGCGTGGCACCTACTGGTGCACGGCGCGCACCGAGCCGGCGGCCGAGGGCGAGTTCTCCATCACGGTCGGCGTGCCGTACGTGCACTCGAAGTGGTTCCGCGGCCGCGACACCACCGAGCGCGCCGAGTCCGGCTGCCCCGACCAGACGTGCTGCCGCGCGGCACCGCGCGAGCTGGCGGAGCGCTGGTCCGGCTACGCCTGGCCGAGCGCCCGCGCCCACTCCCACCTGCTGGCGGCGCTGCCCCCCGGCACCTTCCCCGGCGTCGACGACACCGAGGTCTACTCCTTCCTGCAGCGCCACTCCCCGTAG